One genomic segment of Podarcis raffonei isolate rPodRaf1 chromosome 7, rPodRaf1.pri, whole genome shotgun sequence includes these proteins:
- the NAPG gene encoding gamma-soluble NSF attachment protein, with protein MAAQKINEGLEHIAKAEKYLKTGLLKWKPDYDSAATEYSKAAVAFKNAKQYDQAKEAYYKEALCQENNKALFHAAKAYEQVGMMLKEMKQHHDAVEMIQRASMMYLENGTPDTAAIALDRAGKVIENINPDKAIQLYQQTAAVFENEERLRQAVEMYGKASRLLVRGRRLDEAAVSIQKEKSLYKDIENYPTCYKKTIAQVLVHLHRNDYVAAEKCVRESCSIPGFSESEDCAALEQLLEGYDQQDQDQVSDVCNSPLFKYMDNDYAKLGLSLAVPGGGVKKKSPVTPQGKVGEPGEGGSRGNEEDDDYASGLL; from the exons ATGGCTGCCCAGAAGATCAACGAAGGCTTGGAGCACATCGCTAAAGCGGAGAAATA TTTGAAAACTGGATTATTAAAATGGAAGCCAGACTATGACAGTGCAGCAACTGAATATTCAAAAGCAG ctgttgcttttaaaaatgccaaACAATATGATCAGGCAAAAGAAGCCTATTATAAAGAAGCTCTCTGCCAGGAAAACAATAAAGC TCTCTTCCATGCTGCAAA AGCTTATGAACAAGTTGGCATGATGTTAAAG gAGATGAAACAACATCATGATGCAGTGGAAATGATTCAGAGAGCCAGCATGATGTACCTGGAGAATGGAACACCTGACACAGCAGCTATAGCCCTGGATCGGGCTGGGAA AGTAATAGAAAATATAAATCCAGACAAGGCTATACAACTTTATCAGCAGACAGCAGCAGTGTTTGAA AATGAAGAACGTTTACGACAAGCAGTTGAAATGTATGGAAAAGCTTCAAGGCTTTTAGTCAGAGGTCGCAG ACTAGATGAGGCTGCAGTATCTATTCAGAAGGAAAAGAGTCTTTATAAAGATATTGAAAACTATCCAACTTGTTACAAG aaAACTATTGCTCAGGTCTTAGTTCACCTTCACAGAAATGACTATGTTGCTGCAGAAAAATGTGTCAGGGAAAGTTGTAG CAtaccaggcttcagtgaaagtgaAGACTGTGCCGCATTGGAGCAGCTCCTAGAGGGGTATGATCAGCAAGACCAGGACCAAGTATCAGATGTTTGCAATTCACCACTGTTTAAATACATGGACAATGAT TATGCCAAGCTTGGCCTCTCATTGGCTGTCCCAGGAGGAGGTGTGAAGAAGAAATCCCCAGTTACTCCACAGGGCAAAGTGGGTGAACCAGGTGAAGGAGGTTCCCGTGGAAATGAGGAAGATGATGATTATGCAAGTGGACTGCTGTAA